The genomic stretch CCTCTTTAGGACCTTTTTTGAAGGCGTCGTCTGCTGGGGCTATGCCAGCCTCCAGATCGCCCTCTGGCTGGCGCCAGTCTGGATTGGCCTCTGGTGGCTTTTCGACAGCCTGTCCAACCGGTTTGACGCCATTTCTTGGTCCCCGGCAGCATCGCTCCTCATCGCGGGCTTATCCATAATGGTCATCGCTGACCTCCTAGGCCTAGTCGGCGATGCGGCGCGCTGGCGACTGGTCATGTCTCCTGCTGGTGAAAAGAGGCGCCTTCTCGGACTGCTTCGATCGACAGCATCCGGGCTCACCCGCCACCTCGCTCCGCTGCTGTTGGCCCGCTTTGCCTTAAACATCATCTTTCTCATCGCCTTGTCGCTGATGCTGTGGTCGCTGCAGCAGTGGCCTGCAGAGGGAATCACCGGAATGACCGGCGCCTTCCTGTTGCAGCAGACGTCTGTCTTTCTCCTCATCTTTTCCCGGCTTGCCTTAATGGGCGCGACTGCCAGATATCTCCAAAAAACGCAGACCTAACAGACCTTCCTTGCAAAGGATTAAGCCAGACCACCAGCGCTGCATAAACATAAACTCGATTTATCAACCGAAAGGTGAGCTTTTGGAAAAGATAGCTTGGGCAATGGCCCGGCTTTCTTCATTTACGTTGACAGATTGAGCATTTGTTTGGCCAGTAAACTGGTTTGAAGGATAGGGGAAAGAATTGGCGAAATAGTAAATAACGTCCGCCATTGTATAGTGCGCTGGAGACTTTGTCCGAATGGCTGGTAATGGAGCCTAGCAAAATAGGGGGAATTAGGATGAGCACATTCACGCGCCTTCAAGCAGAAAACTTTTCCGCCTTTGAGAGTCTCGATTTATCTTTTTCCCCGGGGATAAACGTTTTTATTGGCAAAAACGGCACCGGCAAAACCCATGTCATGAAGACGTTATACGCTGCCGGAGCGATTACAGGCAGGCTTGAAGGCTTTATCGATAAGATGATACGTATTTTTCTACCTTACGAATATAGAATCGGCAGACTAGTGCGGAGAAAAAGAGGGTCGACTACCGCAAAGATCGTTGTATCCTGCAATAAAGAGCAACTCAGTCTTACCTTTACCAATCACTCAAAAAACACGCCGATTGATGCTAATGAGGAGAAGTGGAAGAAGCTCAAGATTAAATGCGCCTATATTCCAGTCAAAGAAATGCTGGCGAATGCGCCGGGATTTCGCTCGCTCTATTCGGAGCGACTCGTCCATTTTGAAGAAATCTATGCCGATATCATTGACCGCGCCTATCTGCCTCCCAAAAGGGGGCCATTGGAGGAGAACCGGGCCAATCTATTACGGAAGCTGGAAAACGTCTTAGAGGGTAAGGTTGTCACAGAAGGCGAAACCTTTTTCTTAAAAAATAATCAGGGAATGTTGGAATTCACCCTGCTCGCCGAAGGGTTGCGAAAGCTGGCGCTGCTTTGGCTACTGATCCAAAACGAAACACTATTAAAGGGGTCGGTTTTGTTTTGGGACGAACCGGAAGCAAATCTTAACCCGCAGATGGTACGGGTCGTTGTGGAGATCTTACTGGAGTTGCAGCGTTTTGGCGTACAAGTGTTTATTGCGACCCATGACTATGTGACACTGAAGGAATTCGAGCTTCAACGAACAAAAGAAGATAAGATATTATTTCACTCTTTTTTCCGCAAAGATGATGGTGAACCGGTCGATATTTCGACCTCTAGTGATTACAGCCTTATCGATGAAAATGCGATCATAGATAAATACCTGGACCTCTATGATCGGGAGGTTCATAAGGCGCTGGGAGGAGAAGAGGTTTGATTTTCAGGGAGAACCAGTTAGAATTTAACTTTACTGGCGCCTTGTCTGTCGAAAAACTAGACCAGCCTGGACAGACACTACCAGAGGGGATGAAGTTTGTAGATTTTGTGGTAGAAACCGAGGATTCAGTTTTGCTTATTGAAGTAAAAGATCCGAGCAATACACATGCATTGCAACAAACCAGGGTTGAGTTTATCAATCGAATGCACAGTGATACACTAGTGGTTAAGGAACTGGTACCGAAGTGCCGGGATAGTTATACGTACTTACATCTGATGGAGAGAGATGGAAAACCCTTTACCTACATCGTCCTCATCTGTCTGGAGAATTTGAATTTTGATCCTAGGCTATTGCCCGTCGTTACAACAAAATTACGTGCGAGATTGAACAAAGAAGGAGAGCAGCCATGGAGAAGAACGTACATATCGAACTGTCAAATAATAGACTGTGAGCGCTGGAATCGTGTTATGCCCTATCCTGTAAAACGTGTGGTCACTTAGAAAGAACATAAAAAATTGAACCGCCTGAAAGGAAAAAGACGCCCCTGATAAGGCACTACCGGTAAGCAGCACCAAGGGCGTCCGCACTAAAAAACATTCCCAAGGAAAGGCCTTCTCCGCCGTTACCGATGATAACCAGCGCACGAAGGCCTGTTGGCGCATAAGGCGTCGTTCCTGGCTTTCTCTTTTGCGCCTGTCAGTTTAGGCTTGATCAGCGATTGATGGCCATGACGGACAGCGCCTCGGCAGACCGGGCCACTTCATCAGAGGCTTCCTCGATCTGCTTGGACGTGGTTGTCAGGCTCTCGATCTCCGTGGCGATCTGTTTCACCTTATCCTGGTTGTAGCCGATGGACTTGATGATCTCGCCGAAGCTACGAACGACCTCAGCCGCCTGTTGGGAAGCAGCGTCCATGGCCTTGCTCGTATCGACCATGGCTTGGGAGACTTCGAGCGTGTGCTGGCGCGAGATCCGGATCATTTCGGCGATCTCCTGGACCGACTGTTCCGAGAATCCGGCCAGCTTCTTCACCTCGTTAGCGACGACGGTGAAGCCGCGGCCCGATTCGCCGGCCCGAGCGGCTTCAATGGCGGCATTCAGGGAGAGCAGGTTCGTCTGGGTGGCGATGCCCTGGATGACGCCGGCGATCGACTCGATCTTCTCAGAGCTCTCGTCGAGGGCCTTGATCTTGTCCTGCATGCCCTGAATCAGGACGTTGAGGTTTTCAATGGCCGTGCCGGTCTGCTGGATCCGTTTCTCGCCGCTCTCGGCCAACTGATTGACCTGGCTGGCGAACTGGGTGGCCTGAATGGCGTTTTGGGCGATGCGTTGGGCCGCCGAGGCCATCTCGGCCGCCGAGGCTGCCGTCTCTTCGGCGGTGGCCGCCAAGGTCTGGCTGGAGTCGTTGACCCGGGTTTGCAGGAGTTGAATTTCGTTGAGGGCATTTTCAAGCTCTGCCTTCTTGTCGATCTCCTGCATGTAATCGGTGATGTAGGCGGACATGACCGTCTGCTGGTCTAGGTTGGTCAGGCGCTGCAGCGCCGTGTTGACTTCCAGCGCCCGTCCCTTGTCGCGCATCTCTTCCAAAATGGGAATGATGGCGTTGAAGAGCGCCTGGTAGGCAGCCGTGTACCAGTAAGCCGGCAATTTGATCCGATTATGTACATGACCGATCTTTTGACGTTCTTCGATATAGCGGTCATCCACTTTGTCGGTGAAGAGGCTCTTCAAGTACCCTTTGAAGGTTACCCGCAACTTATCGACAGACGAATGGGTTTCGATGAACGATTTCAACTCAGGGATTGCAAGGAGCTGCTTATAGAAGTTGTTGGCCACCTCGTCGAGACGCGGCTCGATCAACGGGCGCAGTTCCGCTAGTAATGCCAAGTCCCGCGTGCTGAGGTTAAGCAGCTTTTGCGCCACCTTCGCCTCTTCGCCGGATACGTTGATGGACATGCCGGCTGGTATCGTTACAGGGCCGCTACTTTGGTTCCGGCCGAAAAACATATCGCTTCCCCCCATCTCCTTGTCTGCCTGTCACCGATTATTATACATCTTTCGGTTCGCCCTTGGAAAGGCACAAATCTGGTGCCGGCCAAACTCTCCGAGCCCACAGGCCCAGGCCATATGTTTGTGGGACCACGGGGCGATCAACCGCTCCTTCTGCCGCTTTTTTCCGCGCAGATCTGCCATAACTGGTTCATCAGGTTTTTCATCAGCAGGATTCCTTTCCTTGTTTGGCGAAAATATCAACGAATCATCCAGCCAAGCATCCGACAGTCTCAGGGATTATCAACTCGGAAGGAGGCCTCGCTGTTTGGACAACTTCACGAAGCGCCCCTACGGTTCCCCTTTCTCCCGTTCTCTCCTCTTGTTCATTCTGCTTGCGCTCGTCTCCGCCATCGCCTTGTCCGGCTGCAGCCTATCCCGGGCAACGCCCCCGGCTGAAAGTGCCCCTGATGATCAAGGGAAAGCAGTCACCGCTGCTGCGGAAACGACGGTTCGACTCTTTTTCCCCGATCAGGAGTTGCAACGCTTGGTCAAAGAAGAACGACCCCTGAACGGCGGCGCCGAAGAAAAAGTTCGCCAGACCTTTGAACTCCTGAAAGGCGGTCCCCAGAACGGCCAACTGACCACGCTCATCCCGGCAAAGACCCGCCTGCTCGGCGTGACCATCAAAGACACCCAGTTGGAAGTGAACCTTTCTCAGGAGATCCGCCAGAGCAACGTAGGCTCCACCGGGGAAGCCCTGTTGATCGGCTCCCTCGTCAACAGCTTCTCCTCCCTCGGCTACACCGGGGTTCAACTCATCGTGGAGGGCCAAAAGGTCGAAACCCTGGCCGGTCACCTGGACATCTCCCGCCCCCTGTCCTTTTTTGACGAATTGACCATCCGCCAGGGACCGATCCCGCCGCCCGAGAAGATCGGCGACATTGAAAAGGATGTGCGGCAGGGTCACCAGCAGTGGCGCCTTGACCCGCTGGAAGTGACCCGCGTCGACGGGATCGCCCTCGGATTCGAGCCGGAAAAGGACTGTTTCAGCCTGATCAGCCAATCAGAGGCGGTCGGCAAACCGGTGGCCAAGGTGAGAGTTCGTCACGGCAAGATGGATTTCCTTGTCGAACTGACCCAACCGGCAGGCGCCGGAAAAGAACACATCTGGGTGATCCGGTCTGTCGCCGCGGTGCCGCCAGGAGCATAACGCAATCTGGCAGCTGGAGCATCAAATCGTACGGAAAAATGAGCCGCCTCCGCCCTCGTCCGCCTCATCAGCTGAATGCCCGCCCCTGCCGGCGGAAAAAATATAAAAGGGAGGCGATATGATGGCGGACAAACCGAAAGGCATGCATACCTATCATCTCGATCCGGAATCGCTGGAAAGGCTCTACAAGAAGTACGGACGCCCCGGGGAAATCGCCCCCGGCGTGAAAGCCCCCCGTAAACGCTCCATCGCGCCGGACCGGGAACCGGGGGCCGTTCCGCTGTTGGAAACAGAGTGATGGACCTTGACGGAAGGACAAACGATACCTTTCCCCCCGGGAAGGGTATCGCTTTTTTTCGCCCTTTCTCATGTTTCGATTTTGAACATAAAATCTCTCATTTCTCGAACATAAAATCGCTGATGAGATCGCTCGCTCAAATGAAGACCGCTTTGCGCCGCCTGCTCCCTGTAGACCTCTCTAATTGATAGAATTTTCAAAAAACCAGTTGTCTTTTCCTTCCCTGACGATTTAAAATATTGTTACGAGCCGATTCAGGGGCCGCACGGGAAGGAGCGAGGACGATGATGGATCCCCTGGCGCAGATCCGCGCCATCGCCCCCTTTGATCAGTTACCCGAGGAGGCCTTGCGCAGCGTGGCCGAGAAAATGACTTCCCTTCGCTTTTCCAAAGGGGAGGTTATTTTTTCGCAAAACCAACCGGCCTTCCCCCACCTCTTCCTGGCGCTCGACGGGATGGCAGAGATCATCATTCAAAACGACGCCGGGGTGTCGACGGTGATCGGCTTTCGCCAAGGCGGCGAGTTCTTTGGGGAAACCTGCATCGTCGAGAAGAAATATCCTGCCACCGTCAAGGCGATCGATGACATGACCTGCCTGACGATCCCCTTTGACGAACTACACCGGCTCTGGGAAAAGCACGCCGCCTTCTCGGCCTACTTCTCCCGACTCTTCGCCTCCCGTTTTCGGGCCATGATCGACGAGATTGTGGCCGAACACTCCGGGGAGGCGCCCGGTATGGATGGGCGGCCCTTTCGCAAACGCGCCGTTGACATGATGTCCTCGCCGGTATACACCATCGCCGCCAGCGAGCCGGTGACAAAAGCGGCCCGATTGATGGCCGACAAGCGCGTCGGTTCCCTCGTCGTCACTGAAGGGGAGCACCCCATCGGCATCATCACCGAACGAGATCTT from Heliomicrobium modesticaldum Ice1 encodes the following:
- a CDS encoding GerMN domain-containing protein — encoded protein: MDNFTKRPYGSPFSRSLLLFILLALVSAIALSGCSLSRATPPAESAPDDQGKAVTAAAETTVRLFFPDQELQRLVKEERPLNGGAEEKVRQTFELLKGGPQNGQLTTLIPAKTRLLGVTIKDTQLEVNLSQEIRQSNVGSTGEALLIGSLVNSFSSLGYTGVQLIVEGQKVETLAGHLDISRPLSFFDELTIRQGPIPPPEKIGDIEKDVRQGHQQWRLDPLEVTRVDGIALGFEPEKDCFSLISQSEAVGKPVAKVRVRHGKMDFLVELTQPAGAGKEHIWVIRSVAAVPPGA
- a CDS encoding globin-coupled sensor protein; the protein is MSINVSGEEAKVAQKLLNLSTRDLALLAELRPLIEPRLDEVANNFYKQLLAIPELKSFIETHSSVDKLRVTFKGYLKSLFTDKVDDRYIEERQKIGHVHNRIKLPAYWYTAAYQALFNAIIPILEEMRDKGRALEVNTALQRLTNLDQQTVMSAYITDYMQEIDKKAELENALNEIQLLQTRVNDSSQTLAATAEETAASAAEMASAAQRIAQNAIQATQFASQVNQLAESGEKRIQQTGTAIENLNVLIQGMQDKIKALDESSEKIESIAGVIQGIATQTNLLSLNAAIEAARAGESGRGFTVVANEVKKLAGFSEQSVQEIAEMIRISRQHTLEVSQAMVDTSKAMDAASQQAAEVVRSFGEIIKSIGYNQDKVKQIATEIESLTTTSKQIEEASDEVARSAEALSVMAINR
- a CDS encoding AAA family ATPase codes for the protein MSTFTRLQAENFSAFESLDLSFSPGINVFIGKNGTGKTHVMKTLYAAGAITGRLEGFIDKMIRIFLPYEYRIGRLVRRKRGSTTAKIVVSCNKEQLSLTFTNHSKNTPIDANEEKWKKLKIKCAYIPVKEMLANAPGFRSLYSERLVHFEEIYADIIDRAYLPPKRGPLEENRANLLRKLENVLEGKVVTEGETFFLKNNQGMLEFTLLAEGLRKLALLWLLIQNETLLKGSVLFWDEPEANLNPQMVRVVVEILLELQRFGVQVFIATHDYVTLKEFELQRTKEDKILFHSFFRKDDGEPVDISTSSDYSLIDENAIIDKYLDLYDREVHKALGGEEV